One Leptospira noumeaensis DNA window includes the following coding sequences:
- the htpG gene encoding molecular chaperone HtpG, with product MSAEETGKISVETENIFPIIKKWLYSEKDIFLRELVSNASDAITKLKKIALSEEFEGGNDYKIDLNFDVDQRILTIEDNGIGMTSEEVKKYINQIAFSGATDFAKQYQNAENKAEIIGHFGLGFYSSFMVSKKVTIETKSYKKGETAVIWSSESGTDFTISPIEKESRGTKISLYLDGESGEYLDKWKLKELIKKYCDFLPVGIFVQGEKANREKPLWSEEPAKIKEEEYKDFHSYLFPFSGESLFHIHLNVDYPFRLQGILYFPKLTHELEASKNGIKLFCNHVFVSDNASELIPQFLTILKGTIDIPDLPLNVSRSYLQNDPLVKKISNHIIKKVADRLIDDFKKNRTKYEENWSDISLFVKYGVLTDEKFYDSMKDHLIFKNSEGGYSTISEYQEKNKEKNQNKIFYANETEMGSVYMELLKSQGLEAILVDSKIDSHLIQHLEMKNPDWKFQRVDSEIADQVLDKETPDQLVNEDNKTESDRIQNLFQSSLPTEGVEVKVEALKSIEVPGVILLPEFMRRMSEMNSMLNREDTKNILKSHTLMVNSKSPLVKSALQAFEGVNPEKGKKLARAIYDLSLLSAKVMDEKDVSEYTKRTTEFLQEIFST from the coding sequence ATGTCAGCTGAAGAAACAGGCAAAATAAGTGTAGAAACAGAAAACATCTTCCCTATCATCAAAAAGTGGTTGTACTCTGAAAAAGATATTTTTCTCCGAGAATTAGTATCTAATGCAAGTGATGCCATTACTAAACTAAAAAAGATTGCTTTGTCAGAAGAATTTGAAGGTGGCAATGACTATAAAATTGACCTAAATTTTGATGTAGACCAAAGAATCCTCACGATTGAGGACAATGGAATCGGGATGACTTCCGAGGAAGTTAAAAAATACATCAATCAAATCGCTTTCTCAGGGGCAACAGACTTTGCAAAACAATACCAAAATGCAGAAAACAAAGCTGAAATCATTGGTCATTTTGGATTAGGTTTTTACTCCTCTTTTATGGTATCGAAAAAAGTAACTATAGAAACAAAATCTTACAAAAAAGGGGAAACGGCTGTTATATGGTCAAGTGAATCAGGAACTGACTTTACAATTTCGCCAATCGAAAAAGAGTCAAGAGGAACAAAAATATCACTTTATTTGGATGGAGAGTCCGGCGAATACCTAGACAAATGGAAACTAAAGGAGTTAATCAAAAAATACTGCGACTTTTTACCAGTTGGGATTTTTGTCCAAGGCGAAAAAGCAAACCGCGAGAAACCTTTATGGTCAGAAGAACCTGCTAAAATCAAAGAAGAAGAGTATAAAGACTTTCATTCTTACCTCTTTCCATTTTCAGGAGAATCTCTCTTTCATATCCATTTGAACGTGGACTATCCTTTCCGATTACAAGGAATTCTTTATTTTCCAAAACTCACTCATGAATTAGAAGCTTCCAAAAATGGAATCAAACTTTTTTGTAACCATGTTTTTGTCAGCGACAACGCGAGCGAACTCATCCCGCAGTTTTTAACAATTTTAAAAGGAACCATTGACATTCCCGATCTTCCATTGAATGTTTCAAGATCCTATTTGCAAAATGATCCACTCGTAAAAAAAATATCAAACCATATCATCAAAAAAGTGGCGGATCGTTTGATTGATGATTTCAAAAAAAATAGAACTAAATACGAAGAAAATTGGAGTGATATCTCTTTATTTGTAAAATATGGAGTTTTGACGGATGAAAAATTTTATGATTCCATGAAAGATCATTTGATTTTTAAAAACTCAGAAGGTGGATACTCAACCATTTCAGAATATCAGGAAAAAAATAAAGAGAAGAACCAAAACAAAATTTTTTATGCCAATGAAACAGAGATGGGCTCCGTATATATGGAGTTATTAAAATCACAAGGATTAGAAGCAATCCTTGTCGATTCCAAAATCGATTCCCATCTCATCCAACATTTAGAAATGAAAAACCCTGATTGGAAGTTTCAAAGAGTGGATTCAGAAATTGCGGACCAAGTTCTCGATAAGGAAACGCCGGATCAGTTAGTCAACGAAGACAATAAAACTGAGTCGGATAGAATTCAAAATTTATTCCAGTCTTCCTTGCCAACTGAAGGAGTGGAAGTAAAGGTAGAAGCATTAAAATCCATAGAAGTTCCAGGAGTCATTCTTTTGCCAGAATTTATGAGAAGGATGTCAGAGATGAACTCAATGTTGAACCGAGAAGACACAAAGAACATTCTAAAATCACACACCCTTATGGTAAATTCGAAGTCACCCTTAGTTAAATCCGCCTTACAGGCGTTTGAAGGTGTAAATCCAGAGAAAGGAAAAAAATTGGCACGGGCCATTTATGACCTTTCCTTACTCTCTGCCAAAGTGATGGACGAAAAAGATGTTTCAGAATATACCAAAAGAACAACAGAATTTCTCCAGGAGATTTTTTCTACTTAA
- a CDS encoding BatD family protein: MKNFGNKISFFFLISLFPLNSIFSSDVEFHLFPNEFSLGEHAKLEIKARGDKPFRPLQTNVKKNGVRIRYSGSGTETQIINFKVSKAQILNFYVDTESEGTFQLPEISVEYDNKTYTAPPFQFKVSKKSKHPQNQFFNPFQVDDFESPSEESPEVAFHTNKIVFYKGEPIVGYFVLYYNGYRQPFLERDPNQSISFPYFLSETLRQVSVQIEPEVQRKNSIKKTLVYDKEIYGLTPIKSGRFQIGKTKFISGDSLRFNSLQETVTTTPATVTVLELPSNKPKGFTGAIGNFKLNLTKFPKTIHRGETLYFEISIEGEGGYEGISPTLISNPDIQLISQNKTKTFRKLDSGEYGFYSVVQFQYGYQVPKSGNLQLEPYTFNFFSLNENQYKTLSIQYPEISILPTQGKQTKPQIQNQNTIKPPSIFILVFVAILGILSYLGLVRYTQHKQKIEFVELVSSFGKKRNTFLFDYLTKLGLPEEDSEFLVSLIGEGHKETLEKTFQSLNKKEKFKLIQLTKQLKQKD; this comes from the coding sequence ATGAAAAATTTTGGTAACAAAATTTCTTTTTTCTTCCTAATTTCTCTTTTCCCATTGAACTCCATTTTCTCTTCGGATGTGGAATTCCATTTGTTCCCAAATGAATTTTCACTCGGGGAACATGCAAAACTAGAAATCAAAGCACGCGGTGATAAACCTTTTCGCCCACTTCAAACCAACGTAAAAAAAAATGGGGTTCGGATTCGTTACTCAGGCAGTGGGACAGAAACACAAATCATCAATTTCAAAGTTTCCAAAGCACAAATACTCAATTTCTATGTGGATACGGAGTCGGAAGGAACATTCCAACTACCTGAAATCTCTGTCGAATATGATAACAAAACTTATACTGCACCTCCATTCCAATTTAAAGTTAGTAAAAAAAGTAAACACCCTCAAAATCAATTTTTTAACCCATTCCAAGTAGATGACTTTGAATCTCCTTCGGAGGAGTCGCCTGAAGTGGCCTTCCATACAAACAAAATTGTTTTTTATAAGGGGGAACCCATCGTCGGTTATTTTGTCCTTTATTACAATGGCTATAGGCAACCTTTTCTCGAAAGAGATCCAAATCAGTCCATATCCTTTCCCTATTTTTTATCAGAAACCTTAAGACAAGTATCCGTACAAATTGAACCGGAAGTACAAAGAAAAAATAGTATTAAAAAAACGTTGGTTTATGACAAAGAAATTTATGGTTTGACACCCATCAAATCAGGAAGGTTTCAAATTGGAAAAACAAAATTTATCTCAGGGGATAGCTTAAGATTCAACTCTTTACAAGAAACGGTAACCACAACACCAGCAACAGTTACTGTTCTGGAACTACCATCTAACAAACCAAAGGGGTTCACAGGAGCCATTGGGAACTTTAAACTAAACCTTACCAAATTTCCGAAAACGATCCACCGAGGAGAAACTTTATACTTTGAAATTTCAATCGAAGGGGAGGGTGGTTATGAAGGGATTAGTCCAACTCTCATATCCAATCCGGATATCCAATTGATTTCACAAAACAAAACCAAAACATTTCGTAAATTAGATTCGGGTGAATATGGATTTTATTCCGTAGTTCAATTCCAATACGGGTATCAAGTTCCTAAATCTGGAAATTTACAATTGGAACCATATACATTCAATTTCTTTTCATTAAATGAGAACCAATACAAAACTCTGTCAATTCAGTATCCGGAAATTTCCATCCTCCCAACACAAGGAAAACAAACAAAACCTCAGATCCAAAATCAAAACACAATAAAACCGCCCTCCATTTTTATTTTGGTTTTTGTTGCCATCTTAGGGATTCTTTCTTATTTAGGATTAGTCAGGTACACTCAACACAAACAGAAAATAGAATTTGTAGAACTTGTTTCCAGTTTTGGAAAAAAAAGAAATACTTTCCTATTCGACTATCTGACTAAACTCGGATTACCAGAAGAAGATTCTGAGTTTTTAGTATCCCTTATCGGTGAAGGGCATAAAGAAACGCTCGAAAAAACATTCCAAAGTTTAAACAAAAAAGAAAAATTCAAACTCATACAATTAACAAAACAATTAAAACAAAAGGATTAA
- a CDS encoding 1,4-dihydroxy-6-naphthoate synthase — MISLAYSPCPNDTFLFYHLIRNSSYPVKEELYDVENLNEFAFQGKFPVTKLSFAAYFHIIEKYILLETGSALGRGCGPIVIRKKNTKTDLSSYENLYIPGLLTTANLLLSLHTNGKQKPTPIRYDEIIPKVMSEENSLGVIIHEERFTYEARGMEKVVDLGEWWESSTGYPIPLGAIAIRRDIPREEALKFQANLRESLKSAYLEPKEMMDYIRTNSQNKDDAVIKSHINLYVNDYTKNLGTEGHGAVEYLLKRAVEAGFIQKPTSLPLFLGES, encoded by the coding sequence ATGATATCCTTAGCTTATTCCCCTTGCCCAAACGATACCTTTCTCTTCTACCATTTGATTCGAAATTCTAGTTATCCTGTCAAAGAAGAACTTTACGATGTAGAAAACTTAAACGAATTTGCTTTCCAAGGAAAATTTCCTGTCACAAAACTTTCGTTTGCTGCCTATTTCCATATCATAGAAAAATACATCTTATTGGAAACTGGTTCTGCATTGGGAAGGGGTTGCGGACCCATTGTTATCCGAAAAAAAAATACAAAAACAGATCTAAGCAGTTACGAGAATTTATACATCCCAGGACTTTTGACCACAGCAAATCTTCTCCTTTCTCTTCATACCAATGGAAAACAGAAACCAACTCCCATTCGTTATGATGAAATCATTCCCAAAGTAATGAGTGAGGAGAATAGTCTAGGTGTCATCATTCACGAAGAAAGATTTACTTACGAAGCAAGAGGAATGGAAAAAGTTGTGGATCTTGGAGAATGGTGGGAAAGTTCTACAGGTTATCCCATCCCACTAGGTGCCATCGCAATCCGTAGAGACATCCCACGAGAGGAAGCACTCAAGTTTCAGGCAAATCTTCGGGAAAGTTTGAAATCTGCCTATTTAGAACCTAAAGAGATGATGGATTATATCAGAACTAATTCGCAAAACAAAGATGATGCGGTGATCAAATCTCATATTAATTTGTATGTGAATGATTATACAAAAAACCTAGGAACGGAAGGTCACGGTGCAGTAGAGTATCTTCTCAAACGTGCGGTCGAGGCGGGTTTCATTCAAAAACCCACCTCACTTCCTTTGTTTTTAGGAGAAAGTTAA
- a CDS encoding sensor histidine kinase yields the protein MIQICITSRLSSLPVVVAYKKGYFEEFGVKVTLHVNTHHKAIMPLLDAGRVEAGEVPTIAYLQDSFLKKSKLKRIYKGIYLYQSPLSFYSRFQFKPEDLTRNKAYILPVPHQYSVERLFAEKFLEEYAPKNPVKVRYVDTPGFLEEKEFLKPSCLGLVSDPFSSPFLRNFQDFANTLELPILEAKSFYPSTLLAFSGDAILKTGREVSGVLLAVKKAIDFLQNTNQLNTGNLWDDLQLSHFYPHLRVGETKNLLNAHPLIQKGVFSYQGDSTTLFPLLKDVYFRLIRRVIQPEAVKSALDFDEILAALEPKKVFDVRKLNSFQEPAESKLHAPSQINYRKLNAVRHLIVDVNSVVLDILQGNYNSRINADETLQLDNRVKVLVNSMLDSFNAKMELQREEITELENLISILEIKLDRSAVDLQYSEEKYRYLFEFSREAIALVDADTGSILEANNQFRSLTSYTRGDITKLNIEDIILGNQVSNQLRFGSDLSSDTMLSLPDVEILVKDGSKLEVDISFTSILLSPKKRYQVQFRPNSERKEQERLQHEFISNVSHELRSPMTNIRGYLEFFKSDTSLPFNTEHKNMLEVIDKNAKRLSFLIENLLKLTTSREKDKEAEVVEIFDPVPVIEDVIHMNSHLAKGKPIEWDLSLKKGYFLRGIKFEFSQIITNLYVNALKYTAKGKIGISILETNGKIEITVEDTGLGIDPNYKNQIFDRFFRIPSSDNKKIGGTGLGLSIVKSLVDKMSGEIFVESTMGLGSKFTIYFPKVNVTV from the coding sequence GTGATCCAGATTTGTATAACAAGTCGACTTAGTTCCTTACCAGTTGTTGTAGCCTATAAAAAGGGATATTTTGAAGAATTTGGCGTGAAGGTCACACTACACGTCAATACTCACCACAAAGCAATTATGCCATTACTTGACGCCGGTCGAGTGGAAGCGGGTGAAGTTCCGACCATTGCATATTTACAAGATAGTTTCTTAAAAAAATCAAAACTCAAACGAATTTATAAAGGAATTTATCTCTATCAATCTCCACTTTCTTTTTATTCCAGGTTCCAATTCAAACCAGAAGATCTCACAAGAAACAAAGCATACATCCTTCCGGTTCCTCACCAGTACTCAGTAGAAAGACTCTTTGCAGAAAAATTTTTAGAAGAGTATGCGCCAAAAAACCCAGTTAAAGTGCGTTACGTTGATACTCCCGGGTTTTTAGAAGAAAAAGAATTTTTAAAACCTTCTTGCTTAGGTTTAGTTTCTGATCCGTTTTCTAGTCCCTTCCTTCGGAACTTTCAAGACTTTGCAAACACACTCGAGTTACCCATTTTAGAAGCAAAATCCTTTTACCCTTCCACCTTACTTGCATTTAGTGGTGATGCCATATTGAAAACTGGGAGAGAAGTTTCCGGCGTATTACTCGCTGTCAAAAAAGCCATTGATTTTTTGCAAAACACAAACCAATTAAACACGGGAAACCTTTGGGATGATTTACAACTCTCCCATTTTTATCCGCACTTAAGAGTAGGGGAAACCAAAAACCTATTAAACGCACACCCTCTCATCCAAAAGGGAGTTTTTTCCTACCAAGGTGACTCCACTACACTTTTCCCTCTCTTAAAAGATGTTTATTTCCGACTCATTAGAAGGGTCATACAACCAGAAGCTGTCAAATCAGCTCTCGACTTTGACGAAATTCTAGCAGCACTGGAACCCAAAAAAGTTTTTGATGTACGAAAACTAAATAGTTTCCAAGAACCCGCAGAATCAAAACTCCACGCACCATCACAAATCAATTACAGAAAACTCAATGCCGTTAGACACCTGATTGTCGATGTAAACTCAGTGGTTTTAGACATTTTACAAGGTAACTATAACTCGCGTATCAACGCTGACGAAACATTACAACTTGACAATCGGGTCAAAGTCCTCGTTAACTCCATGTTAGATTCATTTAATGCCAAAATGGAACTACAAAGAGAAGAAATCACAGAGTTAGAAAACCTAATTTCAATTTTAGAAATCAAACTAGATAGATCTGCTGTTGATTTACAATATTCCGAAGAAAAGTATAGATATTTATTTGAATTTTCTAGAGAAGCCATCGCCCTCGTGGATGCGGATACAGGAAGTATCCTCGAAGCAAACAACCAGTTCCGTTCGTTAACTAGTTATACTAGAGGAGACATCACAAAATTAAATATCGAAGACATCATTTTAGGAAACCAAGTCTCAAACCAACTCCGATTTGGTTCGGACCTTTCTTCTGATACCATGTTATCTCTTCCCGATGTCGAAATCCTTGTTAAGGATGGAAGCAAACTAGAAGTCGATATTAGTTTTACATCCATCCTTCTTTCACCAAAAAAAAGATACCAAGTCCAGTTCCGACCCAACTCTGAAAGAAAGGAACAGGAAAGGTTACAACACGAATTTATCTCCAACGTAAGCCATGAACTCCGAAGCCCAATGACAAATATCAGAGGATATCTAGAGTTTTTTAAGTCCGACACATCATTACCATTTAACACCGAACATAAAAATATGTTAGAGGTAATTGATAAAAACGCAAAAAGACTCAGTTTTTTAATCGAAAACTTATTAAAACTAACTACATCCAGAGAAAAAGATAAAGAAGCAGAAGTGGTAGAAATTTTTGATCCGGTCCCAGTCATCGAAGATGTAATCCACATGAACTCACACCTAGCAAAAGGAAAACCCATTGAATGGGATTTATCTCTCAAAAAAGGATATTTTTTACGCGGAATCAAATTCGAGTTTTCACAAATCATTACAAACCTTTATGTAAACGCACTCAAATACACAGCGAAAGGCAAAATCGGAATCTCCATTTTAGAGACCAATGGGAAAATAGAAATCACAGTCGAAGACACAGGACTTGGAATTGATCCAAATTACAAAAACCAAATCTTCGATCGTTTTTTTAGAATCCCCTCTTCAGATAATAAAAAAATCGGTGGAACTGGACTTGGATTATCGATTGTTAAGTCGCTTGTGGACAAAATGTCCGGAGAAATCTTTGTCGAAAGTACAATGGGGCTAGGAAGTAAGTTTACCATTTACTTCCCAAAAGTAAACGTCACCGTTTAG
- a CDS encoding discoidin domain-containing protein yields the protein MKDHLIRTSHPYSLPIKSVSTSGTYEVKNEEFLSFFEEKEQSSLSSIIFKFDDVVYFNGIELLPGKDGLDFFPDSFRFELSHDGKYWEPILQESSFRKSFKTSAKWLFSLTSARYVKFVSKISRKASNGKNRISFGQLKILITGIQSIQASSELDRLYVKENLFDTRPDYGWSSKKKEEPEEEYLILDMGSVNRIEEMRMLTKNDPTTNFPERFVTYYSEDDLTWHQLHEENFFLSEPGTWYKWRFSAVNLRFLKLVFFQEKQPNKKDYITEVIELELYSSPDKKDYGGPTREPLPYASVLRSGIIRLAVDGEVKEGVVVQANDRRLRDATTEYRGIVELASDGEEKPGVAVQGNDKRLKIATELTHGLVRLARSGESRPGLVVQSDDERLRSASTEHPGIVELALDGETRPGVAVQGNDSRLRVATKKTIGLVQLAESGEVAIDKVVTGDDPRLRDATNTAKGIVQLAPNGGEEPNTVVQGNDKRLRHASTELHGIVQLGHSGENKPGVVVQGNDKRLAKAGFEEAGIVLLANHGESIPGKVVLSDDPRLSDKRDPKPHTHPYAEKEHDFNSHTGLLKITGEAEGFIKGFVPPQGKDAIIYGKNTKQGTGVSGVSTHIGVSGFGDSVGVYGISKGREPKQSAGILGAGTTAPGGRFLSQSDFALVVDGKGIPELELSGSGKAIYASGESLFEGNLRITKDGGEECIARYFRLDGKDVVTAGDLLVATEEPGVLGRSKHPYSTNVIGVCVASAHLVFGKQEKAVEYVLVALLGITKIHVDATQVPIYPGDLLVSGLSSGHAVKADPSKLKPGMLVAKAVEACKRDKGNILCMLTFS from the coding sequence ATGAAAGATCATTTAATCCGCACAAGCCACCCCTACTCTTTACCTATCAAATCTGTTTCTACTTCAGGAACTTACGAAGTCAAAAACGAAGAATTTTTATCCTTTTTTGAAGAAAAGGAGCAGTCCTCACTTTCTTCTATCATCTTTAAGTTTGATGATGTTGTTTATTTTAATGGGATCGAACTTCTTCCCGGAAAAGATGGTTTGGATTTTTTTCCTGATTCTTTCCGATTTGAATTGTCCCATGATGGAAAGTATTGGGAACCCATTTTACAAGAATCCTCTTTCAGGAAATCATTCAAAACTTCCGCAAAATGGCTATTTTCTCTTACTAGCGCTCGTTATGTGAAGTTTGTTTCTAAAATATCAAGAAAAGCAAGTAACGGTAAAAATCGGATTAGTTTTGGTCAGTTAAAAATTCTCATCACGGGAATCCAATCCATCCAAGCAAGTTCAGAACTGGACAGATTGTATGTAAAAGAAAATCTTTTTGATACAAGGCCTGACTACGGTTGGTCATCTAAAAAGAAAGAAGAACCAGAAGAAGAGTATTTGATTTTGGATATGGGATCTGTGAACCGCATTGAAGAGATGCGAATGCTCACAAAAAATGATCCTACAACAAATTTTCCGGAAAGGTTTGTTACTTATTATAGCGAAGATGATCTGACTTGGCACCAGTTACACGAGGAGAATTTCTTTTTATCGGAACCTGGGACTTGGTATAAATGGAGATTTTCTGCAGTCAATTTACGATTTCTGAAATTGGTTTTTTTTCAAGAGAAACAACCAAATAAAAAAGATTACATCACCGAAGTCATAGAACTCGAATTGTATTCTAGTCCTGATAAAAAAGATTACGGCGGACCTACGAGAGAACCTCTCCCCTATGCTTCAGTGCTTCGTTCGGGGATCATTCGATTGGCCGTGGATGGTGAGGTGAAAGAAGGTGTTGTGGTGCAAGCCAACGACAGGCGCCTTCGGGATGCCACTACTGAATACCGCGGAATTGTTGAGTTAGCATCGGACGGAGAAGAAAAACCGGGGGTTGCGGTTCAAGGAAATGATAAACGCCTAAAAATCGCCACTGAACTTACTCATGGTCTAGTTAGGTTGGCTAGAAGTGGAGAATCAAGACCCGGACTTGTTGTGCAATCAGACGATGAACGTTTACGAAGTGCATCTACCGAACACCCAGGGATCGTTGAGCTTGCGTTAGATGGGGAAACTCGTCCAGGTGTCGCCGTTCAAGGGAATGACTCTCGATTGCGAGTAGCCACAAAAAAAACAATTGGTCTTGTACAACTTGCTGAATCTGGTGAAGTTGCCATTGATAAGGTGGTTACTGGAGATGATCCAAGGCTTCGTGATGCCACAAACACTGCCAAAGGAATTGTACAACTTGCGCCGAATGGAGGAGAAGAACCGAATACAGTCGTTCAAGGTAATGACAAACGACTGCGCCATGCAAGCACTGAATTACATGGAATCGTACAACTCGGCCACTCCGGCGAAAACAAACCAGGTGTTGTTGTCCAAGGTAATGACAAACGATTGGCAAAAGCTGGATTTGAGGAAGCAGGGATTGTATTACTTGCAAACCATGGAGAGTCTATTCCTGGTAAGGTGGTGCTCTCTGATGATCCAAGGTTGTCTGACAAAAGAGATCCTAAACCACACACACATCCTTATGCGGAAAAAGAACATGATTTTAATTCCCACACAGGGCTCTTAAAAATTACGGGAGAGGCTGAAGGTTTTATTAAGGGATTTGTTCCTCCACAAGGAAAAGATGCCATCATTTACGGAAAAAATACCAAACAAGGTACTGGGGTCTCTGGTGTTTCTACACACATAGGAGTTTCCGGTTTTGGGGATTCCGTTGGTGTCTATGGAATTTCTAAAGGAAGGGAACCCAAACAATCTGCTGGAATTTTAGGTGCCGGAACTACGGCGCCTGGTGGAAGGTTTTTATCTCAAAGTGATTTTGCACTAGTTGTGGATGGAAAAGGGATTCCTGAGTTAGAACTTTCTGGTTCAGGAAAAGCCATTTATGCTAGTGGTGAGTCTTTGTTTGAAGGAAATCTACGGATCACAAAAGATGGCGGCGAAGAATGTATCGCTCGTTATTTCCGATTGGATGGGAAAGATGTTGTGACTGCGGGAGACCTTCTTGTAGCAACGGAAGAACCTGGAGTTCTTGGAAGATCCAAACACCCCTACTCCACAAACGTGATTGGAGTTTGTGTGGCCAGTGCCCATCTGGTTTTTGGAAAACAAGAGAAGGCTGTGGAGTATGTGCTTGTGGCTTTACTTGGGATCACCAAAATCCATGTGGATGCAACACAAGTTCCTATTTATCCAGGAGATCTTTTGGTATCAGGACTTTCTTCTGGCCATGCAGTAAAAGCAGACCCATCCAAGTTGAAACCGGGAATGCTTGTGGCAAAAGCAGTGGAAGCTTGCAAAAGAGACAAAGGGAATATCCTTTGTATGTTAACTTTCTCCTAA
- a CDS encoding AZOBR_p60025 family cell surface glycopolymer formation protein, whose translation MQNGRVKLRQLWVLIFLFVLGVGGLIYFKTAPYGHSLSALIGIWEGFYEINPNLVDSHFVIYKSGGYDGQFFYFLAKDLFDSGDWDLIVDSYHFRFHRIGLSLFTGLFSHLFGFTYYPAITLCFLFLVFFLSVFCLYSLLPEKSKWFVIFYLFSPFSLNANLLLVADSLFVSFGIIAFYFFKNKKDILSIFFFLLMVLTRELGVLFLLPIVLKKLTEKKWGEMILYSIPGFAFLCLVGYGWIQPPNHLGTNPLGFRDMTDLPLFGFFKSFQDGTTLQFKLKEFPKIFFFISFLVLSVVCIQSLKQSFSADINLLVPIVGSLFVILIAEEGYWRSFDNLSRMFTLILPFSLLLDGVLKRPLLRLFLGISTTLFVFLIIRIVWITPTKEFFFTP comes from the coding sequence TTGCAAAATGGAAGAGTGAAGCTGCGCCAACTTTGGGTTCTCATCTTTTTGTTCGTTTTAGGAGTCGGAGGGCTTATCTACTTCAAAACCGCTCCCTATGGACATTCCCTTTCTGCCCTCATTGGGATTTGGGAGGGATTCTATGAAATCAATCCGAACCTTGTTGATTCCCATTTTGTGATCTACAAATCAGGTGGATACGATGGACAGTTCTTTTATTTTCTCGCAAAAGATCTGTTTGATTCTGGAGATTGGGACTTAATCGTTGATTCTTATCATTTTAGGTTCCATCGGATTGGTCTTTCCTTGTTTACCGGTTTATTCTCCCATTTGTTTGGGTTTACCTATTACCCGGCAATCACCCTTTGTTTTTTATTCCTCGTGTTTTTTCTTTCTGTATTTTGTTTGTATTCCCTTCTTCCAGAAAAATCAAAATGGTTTGTTATCTTTTATTTGTTTTCCCCTTTTTCACTCAATGCAAATTTACTTTTAGTTGCCGATTCTTTGTTTGTTAGTTTTGGGATCATTGCCTTTTACTTTTTCAAAAACAAAAAGGATATTTTGTCTATTTTTTTCTTTCTCCTCATGGTGTTAACAAGGGAACTCGGAGTCTTATTCCTTTTGCCAATTGTTCTAAAAAAACTCACCGAAAAAAAATGGGGCGAGATGATTCTGTACTCAATCCCAGGATTCGCATTTCTTTGTTTGGTGGGATACGGATGGATCCAACCACCGAACCATTTAGGAACAAACCCTCTCGGATTTAGAGATATGACAGACCTACCTCTATTCGGATTTTTTAAAAGTTTTCAAGATGGAACCACTCTCCAGTTCAAACTCAAAGAATTTCCAAAAATTTTCTTTTTTATCTCATTTCTTGTTTTGTCTGTCGTTTGTATCCAGTCGCTAAAACAATCATTTTCTGCAGACATCAATTTGCTCGTGCCAATTGTTGGAAGTTTGTTTGTGATACTCATCGCAGAAGAAGGGTATTGGCGTTCTTTTGACAATCTCAGTCGGATGTTCACTCTTATTTTGCCTTTTTCTTTACTCTTAGACGGTGTTTTAAAAAGGCCTTTACTTCGTCTGTTCCTAGGTATCTCCACCACCTTATTTGTATTTTTAATCATTCGAATTGTCTGGATCACACCCACAAAGGAGTTTTTCTTTACCCCATGA